The Methanobrevibacter sp. V74 genome includes the window TATATTCAAAATCATCTTTATTATCTAAATATTTAACACCAATTACTTTGCCGTCTGGGAATTTTGTAACCACACTCATTCCGTCATTAACATCGATAACAATCAATTTTGTGTTTTTTTCACCAACTGTTTCTATTTCAATAACTTCATCATTTTGAATAAGTTCTGCACCTTCAAAATCATTACTAATATCTGTTGAATACCAATGTTGTGGTAATTTAATTTTAACCTCTAGATAATCCAATAAATCTTTAACATGCATTTTAATACCTTCTAATTACCTATGTATAAGAGTTAATTTAAAACATATATAAATATTTTGTAACTATTTAAGGGTAAAAAGTATTTAAACTAAAAAGTGTATCCTACTCTTATCAATGTCAGCTTCCTTGTGGGGTTTAGGGATATCTTCTGAGTGACCCAATGCAAGAATCCCCACAATCCTGTAATGATTATCAATTTTTAAAATATCCCTTACAATTTCTTCTGAATCAATACCCTCTTTACTTCTTAAGTGTATTTGTACCCAGCAACTTCCTACCCCCAGTTCTGTTGCCATTAAATGCATATAAGTCAGAGCAATTGATGAGTCCTCACACCAAGTATCTGCAATCATCGTATCTGCAATAACAACTATGGCCTTATTAGCCCCTTTGATTAAATCTGCACCATGATTCTTAGATTTTGATAATTTTTCCAAGGTTTCAGCCCTTTCAACTACCATAAAGTTACATGGTTTTCTATTCATACTTGTTGGAGCAAGAAGTGCCGCTTGCAAGATTTTATCCAATTCTTCTTTTGTTATCTGCTCGTCACCAAATTTCCTTGTACTCCTTCTTTTAAGCATTACATCCATAAGTCCCATACTAATATTTTTAGAAAAATAAGTAATTATATATTGTGATGTATAATGAACGGACTCTTTCAAAAACTTGTGTGATAACTAATTTTTTCGATTAATCTATTCATTTAAATTTTTCAAAATAACTGATTAATTAGCTTTAAATTATAAAAATAACTCCAAATATTAAGAAAAAGTTTTTAATAAAAAACTTGCAAATATTTAAATCAAACAAGTTTTTGAAAGTGCCAATGAACGGGAAAGATAAATAAAATTATATTATTGGCCGATAAATATTAGATGAAAAATATTTTAAATGGAATAATTTTATCAAAAATAGCAGTTTAATTAATCAAAAAATCAATTATATTGAAGAAAGTTTTCTTGTGAAAAATAGAAAAAGTTGATAGAGAATTTAATCCCTATCTTTTAATTTTTAATTTTTTAGTTACTTTATCATTTCCAAGTTTTACCTGATATTTGTATTTTTTACCAACTTTAAGTTTTTTAAGCATGGATTTTTTAACTTTCCAAGTAGCTACACCTTTTTTGCCGGTTTTAACATTATAGAATTTACCTTTAAATTTAATTTTGAGTTTTTTGTTTTTGAGGTATTTTCCATCAACCTTTTTAAGTTTAATTTTTACTTTAGTAACCTTTTTAGACTTTTTAACATTGTAATTTTTAGCTTTAATAACATGTGCAACTTTTACAATGTTTTTAACCTGCACTCCTTTATAAGAAGATATTATAACATATTTTTTAGGTTTTACATTTGTTTTAACTTTAAAAACAGCATAACCATACTTATCAGTAATGACAAAGTATGTTATGCCATTGAATTTAATGGTTACATTTCCGCCAGCTACAGCTTTTCCATTAACTGTCACAAGAACTTTATAATATGCTTTAGCAGAGTAAACAGCATTGACATTTGAAGCTTTTAAAACAGGTTTTGGAATAGTAATAGTAGTGTTTTTAGAAATACTTGGGTACTTATCATCCCCTGAGTAAGTTATAGTTGCATTGTAAGATCCATGATTTAAATCATCAACAACAATAGTTGCACTACCATTTACTAACTCTTTAGTATAGGTTTTATTTCCAATAGTTACAGTTAAATTACCAGTAGCATCAGTCAAATTAATACTAAATACAGGATTAGGGCTTCCATCAGGAATGGTCACATATAAAGTAGAATTTGCATCAATAGGTACTTTTTCTTTAACAACAAAACTGGATTCGATTGAACTGCCTTTATAGTTATCATCCCCAGAGTAAGTTACAGTAGCTGTGTAATTATCTGGATTCAAATCAGTAATCTTAACGGTAGCTTTACCATCTTTTAATTCAGCAGTATAATTTTTACCCTCAACAGATACAGTTAAATTGCCAGTTGCATTAGGTAAACTGATTGTGAATGTAGGAGTTGTACTGTTTACAATTGTCAAAACATTACTATCTAATTCAACTTCACCAACAATAACTTCAAATGTAGGAAGCGCATTTGTCATGGCAAATTCATAATGTTCCATATCTTCATATACAATGTTTGAAGGTGTGTAAACTCCAACAGGCAATAAATTAATATCGAATGACACTGGATTATCATCTTCTGATTCCACATAATTAACAATATAATCAGTTCCTCCAATAGTTATGGTATAATTACCACCTACATTAGCATAGAATTTACCAATAGCATGATTAGGATAAGTTACATTATCTATAGTCAATACGTAGTTAATTTCTGCTTTAGCAATAGCAATAGTAAAAGTATAATTAGCTCCATTGTATGAATCATTACCTTCAAATACAGCAGTGATTTCATGAGCTCCTATTCCTAAAGTACTAGCATTTAATACAAATTCTTCACCGATGTTTGCTCTACCTAATTCAGTTTCGCCTTTTTTATAGATAATTACTCCGTCGATACCCTCTAAAGTGGTTGTGACAACATCAAATGACTTGTCATCCCAAGTTCCAGTATAATAATTATCATCATTATGTTCATGGTTAACAGTGACATTTAAGGTAACATCTTTTTTAGACGATCCGTTGATTACAACTGAATATCTTAAAATATTGTTACTTTCAAATGCATATTCACCTTCCATGAATTTGTATGCATAATAACTTG containing:
- a CDS encoding nitroreductase family protein encodes the protein MGLMDVMLKRRSTRKFGDEQITKEELDKILQAALLAPTSMNRKPCNFMVVERAETLEKLSKSKNHGADLIKGANKAIVVIADTMIADTWCEDSSIALTYMHLMATELGVGSCWVQIHLRSKEGIDSEEIVRDILKIDNHYRIVGILALGHSEDIPKPHKEADIDKSRIHFLV
- a CDS encoding Ig-like domain-containing protein, with translation MAVLVIAITLLFLGSVSAADDINDVNLTDYDNSLEISELNEIDDVDDVAREGNTVNVGDEKCNEVLGASNDDVLEGTAYTSLTPVSGYVDVGGVITATVNVPIYVKMGTDYDTSYGPPSSGDTVYIRENQNTYVNLLPSTTYGVATSGEGAPLTFTSVGTYSFLFKVPKDNYDIYSNILNVNVVENSEPLATTVTLELSPSEVIINNNITVIPTVKDENNNVVTSGVVKIYDTLNYYYADPVLTINAGETGNYSDSVHSPGYTGYLYGVYFPGEGNYKQSDVSAGASYTLLSSNTLDLTVNGGTEITVENGTSFDVLASLTGGNGVITLYVNGVENITLTKNVVTALTLPVGNYTLSASYKKDGGDFYASAESNEVTVHVVEKSAQNQIVVSVEDVTLQSQVEIKVAATIDGKYTIDVNGTMVEVTVTGGKGSQNITLAAGEYYANVTGQDGANITNAVFTVYPEPKIGELIIRDANYISNDTITISAEGNVTIYIEYYLTSSVDNPTTERIEFNVGGFKKAVDNPVRGTYTGAFSFVVNETADFTINASYYAYKFMEGEYAFESNNILRYSVVINGSSKKDVTLNVTVNHEHNDDNYYTGTWDDKSFDVVTTTLEGIDGVIIYKKGETELGRANIGEEFVLNASTLGIGAHEITAVFEGNDSYNGANYTFTIAIAKAEINYVLTIDNVTYPNHAIGKFYANVGGNYTITIGGTDYIVNYVESEDDNPVSFDINLLPVGVYTPSNIVYEDMEHYEFAMTNALPTFEVIVGEVELDSNVLTIVNSTTPTFTISLPNATGNLTVSVEGKNYTAELKDGKATVKITDLNPDNYTATVTYSGDDNYKGSSIESSFVVKEKVPIDANSTLYVTIPDGSPNPVFSINLTDATGNLTVTIGNKTYTKELVNGSATIVVDDLNHGSYNATITYSGDDKYPSISKNTTITIPKPVLKASNVNAVYSAKAYYKVLVTVNGKAVAGGNVTIKFNGITYFVITDKYGYAVFKVKTNVKPKKYVIISSYKGVQVKNIVKVAHVIKAKNYNVKKSKKVTKVKIKLKKVDGKYLKNKKLKIKFKGKFYNVKTGKKGVATWKVKKSMLKKLKVGKKYKYQVKLGNDKVTKKLKIKR